One Verrucomicrobiota bacterium genomic region harbors:
- a CDS encoding hydroxyacid dehydrogenase has protein sequence MYTILQPERHVTSPSAEEYNELKSAGAQLVLLEDAPRDQIGDRVRSADALLCAAIPVGLDLIKPARRLRVVAKLGTGVDNIDVAAATAHGVAVTNVPGFSTDDVAEHTIALMFACAKRLTYLDGATRGGNWDVRLRMRQGTLAGKTLGLVGFGQIGRAVARFASALGMAVLAYDPLVDRATMLNCGHTEPAGSLHDLLTRADFVSLHAPLIPETHHLISGRELSMMKATACLINCARGPLVDEAALVEALKSSTIAGAGLDVFEEEPPRPDSPVLNCPNTVFTPHCAAHTDRALGLLRQRALHSVLQALRGEWPDNVVNPQVRQSWFDRISNIEGGGV, from the coding sequence ATGTACACGATTCTCCAACCCGAGCGACATGTCACATCGCCGAGCGCGGAGGAATACAATGAGCTGAAAAGCGCCGGTGCACAGCTCGTTCTCTTAGAGGATGCCCCTCGGGACCAGATCGGTGATCGTGTCCGGTCTGCTGATGCGCTACTCTGTGCCGCGATTCCCGTTGGACTCGACCTGATCAAGCCAGCGCGACGCTTGCGCGTCGTGGCCAAGCTGGGCACCGGGGTGGACAACATCGACGTTGCAGCCGCAACAGCGCACGGTGTGGCCGTAACCAACGTTCCGGGTTTCTCGACCGACGACGTCGCAGAGCACACGATCGCGCTGATGTTCGCCTGCGCCAAGCGGCTGACCTATCTGGATGGCGCAACCAGGGGGGGCAACTGGGATGTCCGGTTGAGAATGCGGCAGGGCACATTGGCGGGCAAGACCCTCGGACTGGTCGGCTTCGGCCAGATAGGACGTGCGGTGGCACGATTCGCGAGCGCGCTTGGGATGGCGGTCCTTGCCTATGATCCACTGGTCGACCGGGCGACGATGCTGAACTGCGGCCACACCGAACCAGCCGGCAGCCTCCATGATCTGCTTACACGAGCGGACTTCGTCTCGCTGCACGCCCCATTGATCCCGGAGACCCACCATCTGATATCAGGCAGGGAGCTCTCCATGATGAAGGCCACCGCTTGCCTGATCAACTGCGCGCGGGGACCGCTGGTTGATGAAGCCGCGCTGGTCGAGGCGCTGAAGTCGTCAACGATCGCCGGCGCGGGGCTTGACGTGTTCGAAGAGGAGCCCCCGAGACCCGATAGCCCGGTGCTGAACTGCCCGAACACAGTCTTCACGCCGCATTGCGCCGCTCATACGGATCGCGCGCTAGGTCTTCTGAGGCAGAGGGCCCTGCACTCGGTTCTTCAGGCCTTGCGTGGCGAGTGGCCGGACAATGTCGTCAACCCGCAGGTTCGCCAGAGCTGGTTCGACCGTATCAGCAACATCGAGGGCGGAGGCGTGTAA
- a CDS encoding alcohol dehydrogenase catalytic domain-containing protein, whose protein sequence is MKSLVLDEPNKLRLAQRPVPEPGIGDVLLRIVCTAICHTDLFTMEGGYKLGHPTVLGHEFSGIVEKCGPGVTNVKIGDRVTSFSFASCGTCPACREGWGVQCPNLRALPRELEGSFQEKMIMPASSLFHVPATMGLDEACLVEPASCAYNAVDKAAIQPGETVVVIGAGPIGLFAVQAAALRYPSKLIVSGKYPNQLAMAKKCGATHVVDVQKDNPLEIVMGLTGGRGVDAVLFCAGGEQAWTQASSMLGIGGRFIVEAMPPTGTEQWPVPVMDFTQKVISYIGASSYNSNQYYAVIGLIDRGKIDAKSLITHRFSLDEYQEALRIAGKAKDQAIKVIFEISKE, encoded by the coding sequence ATGAAGTCTTTGGTCTTAGATGAGCCGAACAAGCTGCGGCTTGCACAGCGGCCGGTGCCCGAGCCGGGCATTGGAGACGTGTTGCTGCGTATCGTGTGCACGGCGATCTGTCACACGGACCTGTTCACGATGGAAGGCGGCTATAAGCTGGGGCATCCCACCGTGCTTGGGCACGAGTTCAGCGGCATTGTTGAGAAGTGCGGGCCAGGGGTGACAAACGTCAAGATCGGAGATCGGGTCACTTCGTTTAGCTTCGCCTCATGCGGGACGTGTCCGGCATGCAGGGAGGGATGGGGCGTGCAGTGTCCCAATCTGCGAGCCTTGCCCCGCGAGCTGGAGGGGTCGTTTCAGGAGAAGATGATCATGCCGGCATCTTCCCTCTTCCATGTGCCCGCCACGATGGGGCTTGATGAAGCGTGCCTGGTTGAGCCTGCTTCCTGCGCTTACAATGCGGTGGACAAGGCGGCGATCCAGCCGGGCGAGACGGTCGTTGTCATCGGGGCCGGGCCTATAGGGCTCTTTGCCGTGCAGGCGGCCGCCCTCCGGTATCCCTCCAAGCTTATCGTTTCAGGCAAGTACCCGAACCAGCTTGCCATGGCGAAGAAGTGTGGGGCGACGCATGTGGTGGATGTGCAGAAGGACAACCCACTCGAGATCGTCATGGGCCTGACCGGAGGACGCGGGGTCGATGCCGTGCTTTTCTGTGCCGGCGGAGAGCAGGCGTGGACGCAGGCAAGCAGCATGCTCGGCATTGGAGGCCGGTTCATCGTCGAGGCGATGCCTCCAACCGGCACGGAGCAGTGGCCGGTGCCGGTGATGGACTTCACGCAGAAGGTCATCAGCTACATCGGCGCCAGCAGCTACAACAGCAACCAGTACTATGCCGTTATCGGGCTGATCGACCGCGGGAAGATCGATGCCAAATCACTGATCACGCACCGCTTCTCCCTCGATGAATACCAAGAGGCGCTGCGGATAGCCGGCAAGGCAAAAGACCAAGCCATCAAAGTCATCTTTGAGATCAGTAAGGAGTAG
- a CDS encoding GntR family transcriptional regulator, whose product MARSAPGRNVSSRGSREEPLGRTAYKILRERILERVLQPGEALVEAKLAEDLGMSRTPIREALSQLEQEGLVTSVANKGTFVESLRPVDIAEIYDIREVIEGLAARLLSRRVTRSQGEVLDDLARRADDPMAAVSDEVEFHSAIVRMCGSQRVVDVARQFFLQALTYDERTRRLASAGSVPVVHEGRVEGAHQAIARTIAAGDGPAAEDMVRAHVRHGKNTVARFLLGLDEYI is encoded by the coding sequence ATGGCACGCTCAGCTCCTGGGCGTAACGTCTCCAGTCGAGGGTCAAGAGAGGAGCCGCTCGGTCGAACAGCCTACAAGATTCTCCGCGAGCGAATCCTGGAGCGCGTTCTGCAGCCGGGCGAGGCCCTCGTGGAAGCGAAGCTGGCCGAGGACCTCGGGATGAGCCGGACCCCGATCCGAGAGGCGCTAAGCCAACTGGAGCAGGAGGGACTGGTTACCTCGGTTGCCAACAAGGGGACCTTCGTCGAGTCGCTCAGGCCCGTGGATATTGCAGAGATATACGATATCCGTGAAGTCATAGAGGGTCTGGCGGCAAGGCTGCTCTCGCGCCGAGTCACCAGGAGTCAAGGGGAAGTGCTTGATGATCTCGCCAGGAGGGCGGACGATCCTATGGCGGCGGTGAGCGACGAAGTGGAGTTCCACTCCGCAATCGTCAGGATGTGCGGCAGCCAACGCGTCGTCGATGTGGCACGGCAGTTCTTCCTGCAAGCTCTCACCTACGATGAGCGCACGCGCCGGCTTGCGTCAGCCGGCAGCGTTCCAGTTGTCCACGAGGGCCGAGTGGAAGGTGCGCACCAGGCGATTGCTCGAACGATCGCAGCGGGCGATGGCCCCGCTGCGGAAGACATGGTGCGAGCGCACGTTCGGCATGGCAAGAACACCGTGGCCAGATTCCTTCTGGGCCTGGACGAGTATATCTGA